In the genome of Triticum urartu cultivar G1812 chromosome 5, Tu2.1, whole genome shotgun sequence, one region contains:
- the LOC125509449 gene encoding cinnamoyl-CoA reductase 1-like: protein MTVVAAAAAAQELPGHGQTVCVTGAAGYIASWLVKLLLERGYTVKGTVRNPDDPKNAHLRALDGAAERLVLCKADLLDYDAICAAVEGCHGVFHTASPVTDDPEQMVEPAVRGTEYVINAAADAGTVRRVVFTSSIGAVTMDPNRGPDVVVDESCWSDLEFCKKTKNWYCYGKAVAEQAAWEKAAARGVDLVVVNPVLVVGPLLQPTVNASAAHILKYLDGSAKKYANAVQAYVDVRDVAAAHVRVFEAPGASGRHLCAERVLHREDVVHILGKLFPEYPVPTRCSDEVNPRKQPYKMSNQKLQDLGLQFTPVNDSLYETVKSLQEKGHLPAPRKDIILPAELDGATA, encoded by the exons ATgaccgtcgtcgccgccgccgccgccgcgcaggAGCTGCCCGGGCACGGGCAGACCGTGTGCGTCACCGGCGCCGCCGGGTACATCGCGTCGTGGCTCGTCAAGCTGCTCCTGGAGCGGGGCTACACCGTCAAGGGCACCGTGAGGAACCCAG ATGATCCGAAGAACGCGCATCTGAGGGCGCTGGACGGCGCCGCCGAGAGGCTGGTCCTCTGCAAGGCCGACCTCCTCGACTACGACGCCATCTGCGCCGCCGTCGAGGGCTGCCACGGCGTGTTCCACACCGCCTCCCCCGTCACCGACGACCCC GAGCAGATGGTGGAGCCGGCGGTGAGGGGCACGGAGTACGTGATCAACGCGGCGGCGGACGCCGGCACCGTGCGCCGGGTGGTGTTCACGTCCTCCATCGGCGCCGTCACCATGGACCCCAACCGCGGTCCCGACGTGGTCGTCGACGAGTCCTGCTGGAGCGACCTTGAATTCTGCAAGAAAACCAAG AACTGGTACTGCTACGGCAAGGCGGTGGCGGAGCAGGCGGCGTGGGAGAAGGCCGCGGCGCGCGGGGTCGACCTCGTCGTGGTGAACCCAGTGCTGGTGGTGGGGCCGCTGCTGCAGCCGACGGTGAACGCCAGCGCCGCGCACATCCTCAAGTACCTCGACGGCTCCGCCAAGAAGTACGCCAACGCGGTGCAGGCGTACGTGGACGTGCGCGACGTCGCCGCCGCGCACGTCCGGGTCTTCGAGGCGCCCGGGGCCTCCGGCCGCCACCTCTGCGCCGAGCGCGTCCTGCACCGCGAGGACGTTGTCCACATCCTCGGCAAGCTCTTCCCCGAGTACCCCGTCCCAACAAG GTGCTCTGACGAGGTGAACCCACGGAAGCAGCCTTACAAGATGTCCAACCAGAAGCTGCAGGACCTTGGCCTCCAGTTCACCCCTGTCAACGACTCCCTGTACGAGACGGTGAAGAGCCTCCAGGAGAAGGGGCACCTCCCGGCGCCGAGGAAAGATATCATCCTCCCAGCAGAGCTGGACGGTGCAACGGCGTGA